A window of the Fusobacterium periodonticum ATCC 33693 genome harbors these coding sequences:
- the trxA gene encoding thioredoxin has product MAIIKGTKENFEAEVLNAAGIVVVDFGANWCGPCKSLVPILDEVVEEDPNKKIVKVDIDEEEELAAQYRIMSVPTLLVFRNGEIIDKSVGLIQKHEVKALFSK; this is encoded by the coding sequence ATGGCAATAATAAAAGGAACAAAAGAAAATTTTGAAGCTGAAGTATTAAATGCAGCAGGAATAGTAGTGGTAGATTTTGGTGCAAACTGGTGTGGACCTTGTAAAAGTTTAGTACCTATATTAGATGAAGTTGTAGAAGAAGATCCAAACAAAAAAATAGTTAAAGTAGATATAGATGAAGAAGAAGAATTAGCAGCTCAATATAGAATTATGAGCGTACCTACTTTATTAGTATTTAGAAATGGAGAAATCATTGATAAATCAGTAGGATTAATCCAAAAACATGAAGTAAAAGCTTTATTCTCAAAATAA
- a CDS encoding HEAT repeat domain-containing protein: protein MKEDEFFNIARKCTYALGYTNTPKAKEKLELLAKNENELIREYAIKQLNRHDFTDKDVEEQD from the coding sequence ATGAAAGAGGATGAATTTTTTAATATAGCTAGAAAGTGTACTTATGCCTTAGGATATACCAACACTCCAAAAGCAAAAGAAAAATTAGAATTATTAGCTAAAAATGAAAATGAACTTATTAGAGAATATGCAATAAAACAATTAAATAGACATGATTTTACAGATAAAGATGTGGAGGAACAAGATTAA
- a CDS encoding DUF4291 domain-containing protein, which translates to MKYEEQERKIYAKYDDKTIRVYQAYNDKIADEAIKLGTFGEHFSLTRMTWIKPSFLWMMYRCGWAEKENQERVLAIDIKREAFDEIVKNSVISSYKPNLGITEDEWKEEVKNSLVRCQWDPERDIHGKPIGRRSIQLGIRGEAVGKYVNEWIVKITDITDDVKRIKKSIDNGTFKENLLPEEKEYIIK; encoded by the coding sequence ATGAAGTATGAAGAACAAGAAAGAAAAATTTATGCAAAATATGATGATAAAACAATAAGAGTTTATCAAGCATATAATGATAAAATTGCTGATGAAGCAATAAAATTAGGAACATTTGGAGAACATTTTAGCTTAACAAGAATGACTTGGATAAAACCTTCATTCCTATGGATGATGTATAGATGTGGTTGGGCGGAAAAAGAAAATCAAGAAAGAGTTTTAGCTATTGATATTAAAAGAGAAGCTTTTGATGAAATAGTTAAAAATTCTGTAATCTCATCATATAAACCTAATTTAGGTATAACAGAAGATGAATGGAAAGAAGAAGTTAAAAACTCATTAGTTAGATGTCAGTGGGACCCCGAAAGAGATATCCATGGAAAACCAATAGGTAGAAGATCAATACAACTTGGAATAAGAGGAGAAGCTGTTGGAAAATACGTAAATGAATGGATAGTAAAAATAACAGATATAACTGATGATGTTAAGAGAATTAAAAAAAGTATTGATAATGGAACTTTTAAAGAAAATTTATTACCAGAAGAAAAAGAGTACATAATTAAGTGA